The stretch of DNA tggggtcccagcacaaCCTTGAGGCCACCCCCGGCTGGGTTGGccccccagcctgtcccccaCACACTGAGCCCCCCGACTGCCCCCCAGGCCCGTGACTGCAAGTTGGTGGGGGACCTGGAGTGTGCCCGGCGTCACGGCGACCGCGCCAGGGTGGCGAACATCATCTGCTCCCTGGTGGTCGCCGTCGTCGTGGTGATCATCATCATCGTGGTCGCCGTCGTCGTGGtgatcatcatcatcatcgtcGCCGCCATCGTCATCTCCACACACAGGACCACCCTGAGTGTGCTTCCTGGCCTGGCCCCACCCGCGGGGtgcttcccccctcctcctgcccccaaaACGGGGCGCGGGGGCGATGGGTGTGACCCCCCGTCCCCTCGCTGTCCATTCCGCGGGTGTCCCCGCACAGCCGCGGGAGGGGACGGGGCGTGGGGGGCAGCCCCCGCTCTTTGCTCTGCTCACGCCCTTCCTGGCACCTGTGACACACCTGTGGGTCACCGCTGCCCCCAGGAGAGTCCGTCCCGCCCACCCCCCTCGCTGCCACCTCTTTCACCGCGGGGCGCCGCAGCGGGTCCTCGGGCATCTTTGTGGcgtcctcctcctctccctcccctctctgcctccaTCCTGCCGCGGAGCAGAGCGCTTCCAGCCCACATCCCAGGGAAGTTCCTTCCCAACACCTTGGGCAcggcagaaaaaggaaattaaggcCCCTCCGTGTGTTTTGGCTGCCCACGCCCCCCACGCTGCAGCCCCGTCTCCCCCCCGCTGCTGCGGAGTCCCGTGGATGTGGCTCTTCCACCTTCCCACATCAGCTTCCCATTTCATCCCACCGGCAGCCCAAAGGTGCTGCCGAGGGGGGCTCTGGCCTGCCCAGCACACCTGGAGGGTGGGGCTGGAGGTACCTGTGCCGGCCAGCGCCGTGGTGGTCCTCGGAGTGACCCTCCCGCGGCGTCCGAGTCACGCTGGAGCCACCCGTGCTCCTCATCCCGGGAGGAAGGCTGGCTATAAAAAGCCCGTGGCCTCGCCATCCCAGCCGTTCTCCCAGCCCGGCCCGTGGGACAACCGCACGCCTCAGGGCTGTAATTTCCCAGGTTTATATTTAGCGGAGCAGGGGTATAAAAGGGACGCCGGCCGCGCTGCCCCGAGGCTGCCGGAGCCGCGGTGCCCCTCTCGGTGGCCATGGACACCTCGTATCCCCGGGAGGAGCGGCCGCCCCCCAAGCGGGGCTCgtcccccgccgcccccgcgccccgcgACCACCTCGTCTGGGCCATCTTCAACACCCTCTACATGAACTTCTGCTGCCTGGGCTTCGTGGCGCTCGCCTTCGCCGTCAAGGTACCGGCACCGGCGGCACCCGAGCGCCCGGGGGGCTCCGGGAATCCCGCCCCACGCGGACGGCCGGGGAGGGATGCCCGCGGAGGCACAGAGCACTCGGGATAACTCCCGGGCGGGCAGATCCCCACACTCTCCGCAGGCAGGTGACACCTGCTGCTGGTGAAtcctccctgcttttcctgccactgATTCCGGAGGTTGTGGGACAGCCCCGGATAACCACAGCCCCCTGCCCACCACCCGAGGAGCAGCTGCTTCATCCTTAAAAGGGCTGTGGGGGTCGTGacacctccagcccctctggcaggagcagctAGAGCTGCAGAAAGACGCGGACGAGCAGCGGCTGGAGCCAGAGAGGCTCTGGATgaagcaggagggaaaacaCGAGTGGGGAAAAatgtggggctggaggggagcaggagcagcctgggacggatggacggatggacggatggatggatgggtggaaGAATGGATGAATTGTGGGTTGCAAGGGGGACAAAGCCCTGGAGCACGAAGGGGCTGAGGAAGGGGCTGAGGGAAGGGGCTGAGGGAAGGGGCTGAGGGAAGGGGCTGAGGGAAGGGGCTCTCCCCGGCTGTTGCAGGCTCGGGATCGGAAAGTGTCCGGGGACGTGGAAGCTGCTCGGCACTTCAGCTCCAAGGCGCGCTGCTACAACGCCCTGGCCACGGCGGGCAGCGTggtgctgccgctgctgctcgGTGCCCTCATTGTCACCGGTGTCATCCACCTCTCCAAGCTGGCCCAGGAGTCCGTCGGCTTCTTCACCTACCAGTTCAGCGGGAGCGACGACGAGGACCAGTGAGCCAGGGATGAAGGGCTGGCGGAACCTCCTCTGCCTCGCTGGCGGCCGCCCAAAAGGCCACCACCCCTCTCTGCCACCCCGCTGTGAGGGCAGAgtcatttttctttgtcctgtggggtttttttcacctccCGTGACCTCACGTGGAGCCCCAGCTTCCGTGATCACTGTTTAGTCATTAAACGCTTCACTGAGCGCGAGTTTCTGGGTGTGGAAAGGGACAGGGGGGTGCCAAAGGGAAAACGTAAATAGGGATTTTGGGCTCCGATCGGGCTCCTGGCAGCTGGGTGACACCATCATTCCCACAGCCTTCAGGGCCACCTCTGGCCACAGGGAGCCCCAGGACCgaggaggggaggaagcagAGCCGCTCCCGGGCCTCGTGGGGACAGGATGAAGAAAATGGGCTGTCACCTCCCCACCCCAAAGGGGAGCTGAGACCTGCGAACTCATTACAGCAACGCAGACATCCCCAGCCAGTCCCAGCCAGGACGGGGGGGAGTTGGGATACACCcccactgctccctgctctccctgcctgggctggagaCGGCTCATTTTGGGACTAAAGGACCCCTTTTTTGAGGATAAACCCCCTTTACTGCCAACTAGCCCTGGCTCAGAGCTGGGCTTTATCCCAGCGCCATCCAAATCCCAATCCGGGCGCAGTGACGGGGCTGGGGACATCGTGGTCCCTTTCTCCTGCCAAGAGTTGCCTCTAATTAGGGGCCGGCGGCTCTAATGAGGCCGGAGCAGGCCCCAAGTAATTACACGGCAGCGGGAGAGTCGCTGCTCCAGCCCTAAGCAGTCCCAGATGCTTCGGGGCACGGAGCAGCCGCGGGGCTTTTTATAAACTGGGCCGAGATTCCTGGGGTCGGTTTGGCCAGGACAGACCCCGCGGGGCACGGAACGCCTTCGGCACTCCCTGCTTCCACCCGGGGCTGTCCTGCCCTCCCCGGGACAGGGATGCTGCGCAGCCCAGAGTGCGGGGCGGGGGGTGCCACGCCCGCCCTGTGCAGGCGCAGCAATTCTTGGGATTTCCGTGACACCAGCAACGCCCTGAGCAAATCCACAGCAGCTCCGGGCCCGGAAAAATGCTGCCCTTGCCACCATCTGGCAGGGTGGTTCTACAGATCACTGCCGTCCGggcttcctgcagcccctcagaCGCCAGGCGAGAAAGGATTTCGCGCCAAAACCGCTTGAAAAGAGGGGAAATAACGCAGATAAGGGTTTAAGAACACGTAAGGGATGTTGCACAACAAACAAtggggaaggagctgtgtgctgccaACACGGGGCTAAAAGGCTTTCGGCTGCACATCTTGGGGTAATACTCAGTGCCAAAACATCACTCATCTGGTGGAACAGCGCTGGCTGAGCCTCCACAGCCTTTGAGCCCACAGAGCAAAGCGGCGGGAAGGTGAGGAGTGGGGCAGGACatgctggaggggctggagtcAGGATCCTGGAGTCAGGAAGGGGCTTCCTTACAAACACAAACACCTGAGAGCACAGACACCTCCTGGGTGTTTAGAAAACACGTCTGAAATGGTCGTTTTCAGGCTGGGTTTCCTCTCCTGTGCCGAGTAAGAGATGTGTGGAGGGCAGTGGGGGGCTCTGACGCGGTGACCGCTCTGGCCATGGTGACAGCTCCGGCCCCCGACCCCCGGGGCCACAGCGACAGGTGGCACACACAGTCCTGGGGGGCAAAGgcctcctggcacagcctggcacccCCTCTCCACCCACTGTTAcctttccccacccccagcaTCCCAGGTCTGCTGCTCCAAGGGGCAATGCCCGGATCAGCCAAGGTTTAGGGGGTCCTGCCGGGGGACCTCTGGATCCATCCGGGCGCTGTGGGGAAGGAGATGCTCTGCCCTGCAACACAAAACCCCTCATGTGAGATACGGGAATGGTCTTCCCAAATGATTTGATCCAGATCCGGGCGCCGCTGCCGTACCTTCCCTCAGGGGAAAGCACTGTCCCGACTCCAGCACAGCTTCCAGGGCAGACGCCGGAGGGTCCCGGCAGGTCTCAGTCACTTCCATCCTGGTCTCCTCCCTGGTGATGGTCACCCCCAGTTTGTTGCCCAAGTAGGAGACGCCGGAGATGTTCAGCTTGGTGATATCGTCGGGAAAGGCGGGATCAAAGAGGAGGCCGGACCTCGTGAtcctggaaaggcaggagcacGGCGGGGTGGGAACAGCAGGAGCCACAGAGGAGCCCAGCTcgggctgggggagcagccaCCTCTCCAGGCATCACCACCCCAGAGGAGTCCGAAAGGGTCCTCGGTGCACCCGGGGATCCCCGGGCAAATCCCGAACACCCCGATGGAGCACCTGAAGAGGAGCTACTGGGGCTGTGATTCCACAGCCCACCCCAGGGCActcctgtcccatcccagtTCCACGGCTGGGACCTGGGGTTTCCGTAAGCTTggattttatattaaaacaaaCGCAGCTCGGTTCCCTGCTCTGGTTCAGAGCctggcttcagcagcagccGTGCTGGCAAAACCTCGGGAAtgccctgctcctctgggagcAGGTGACCCTCAGACACCCACCCCAGCTGCCATTCCCACGGGatggagggctgggagcccagCACCGCTGGTCATGCTCCCTGCCCAGAAACAACGGAGCAAGATCCCGGCTCgctccctccatccctgacCCAAAGCCGAGCTGCCTGGGTGGGCGTTGGCTCTGGGTGAGGAAAAACAACGGCCCCTCTTGTCTCCGACCCAAATCCCGGCGCACCAGAGTGCTGAGAGGGCTTGAGGGACCGGAGAGGGCTCGAGGGAGGCTTGGGGAGCCCCAGCGCTGCGCAGGATCCGTGTCCCGCGGCGGGACAGGCGGCAGCGTGGCCGCACGACGTCGCCGCCGCCTCTGGAATTTGGCCGGAGCCCCAAAGCCGTGGCTTGAGCTGGTGCCACGAGGGGCCCGAGCCGGCACACACCGGGCGCCTGGAGACCTCCCAGCTCAGCCAAAGCCGAGGTTTCCAGCTGGGAATACGGCAGCTCgcacccagctctgccaaggaacgGGGTGggtttcccagcagctctggccacACACAGAGAGTAAAAACACATAGTTAGGGCTGGAAGTTTTCACCGGGAACCAAAAGGCTGGATCCAGCCTCAGTTAAACCAGGAACAGGCTGAAGAGACGGCGGCTCCAGGGTGGAAACCACCACAGCTCTGAAATTACATGAGCAGCTCCGTGTTTTCCCAGGATATTTTAAAGCTGAGGCGATGcctgctcagcacctccct from Corvus cornix cornix isolate S_Up_H32 chromosome 5, ASM73873v5, whole genome shotgun sequence encodes:
- the LOC104684541 gene encoding interferon-induced transmembrane protein 5; translation: MDTSYPREERPPPKRGSSPAAPAPRDHLVWAIFNTLYMNFCCLGFVALAFAVKARDRKVSGDVEAARHFSSKARCYNALATAGSVVLPLLLGALIVTGVIHLSKLAQESVGFFTYQFSGSDDEDQ